In the Acidobacteriota bacterium genome, GCTGCATGGATGTCTCCTTCCCTCTCTGCCGTCCCGGATCAGGTGACCGAGCCGAGCTCGGTGACGGCCTGGCGGTTGACTTCGTTGAGCGTGAGGTTGAGCGCCTTCTCGTAGAGCTCGAACCCGCGCTGCGTCTCGATGAGCGACGTGACTTCCTGGAGCGGCCTCACGGTCGACTCCTCGGCGCGCCCCTGGTACATGCGCGTCGCGGATCCGGCGGCCTTCCCAGCCCCCGACGCCGTGAAGAGCGCGCCGCCCAGCGGCGAGAGAGCCGTCGGCTCGAAGGTCTCGATGCGGATCTTCCCGGCCGTCTCCCCGTTCGAGCCGACCGTCCCGTCCGTCGCGATCGTCAGCGGACCGGCGGTGAGCCGGATCGGGCCGGCGGCGCCGAGGACCTGGTACCCCTCGTCGCGCGTCACGAGGAACCCCTCGCGCTCGGCGAGGTGCCCCGCGCGCGTGTACGCGACCCCCGCGGGGGTCTGCACCGCGAGGAGCCCCGGCCCCTCGATCGCGACGTCGAAGGGCTCGTGCGTGTCGGCGAGGCGCCCCTGCTCCATCTCGACCCCGGCCGGCTTGAGCCGCACCGAGGCGTTGATCGCGCCGAGAAGAGGATCCGCCGCCGCCGAGGCGGCGCCCGGCGCCCTCGCCTCGACGATGGACCTTGCGACC is a window encoding:
- a CDS encoding flagellar hook-basal body complex protein, which codes for MNSSIYTLASALIAQEERVAATSQNLANVTTDGYKSVARSIVEARAPGAASAAADPLLGAINASVRLKPAGVEMEQGRLADTHEPFDVAIEGPGLLAVQTPAGVAYTRAGHLAEREGFLVTRDEGYQVLGAAGPIRLTAGPLTIATDGTVGSNGETAGKIRIETFEPTALSPLGGALFTASGAGKAAGSATRMYQGRAEESTVRPLQEVTSLIETQRGFELYEKALNLTLNEVNRQAVTELGSVT